The Labeo rohita strain BAU-BD-2019 chromosome 19, IGBB_LRoh.1.0, whole genome shotgun sequence genome window below encodes:
- the zcchc17 gene encoding nucleolar protein of 40 kDa, whose product MAEERMREPAGLDGLPPMYSILKGEVVSVTTYGAFVKIPGYRKQGLVHKSEMSSCRVDNPAEIVDVGEQVWIKVIGREMKDDKVKLSFSMKSVNQGTGRDLDPNNVMAEQDERRRRQFRDHTDQRITLEAVFNTTCKKCGCRGHFAKDCFSQPGLQYSLVPEEEEEQPPPTSQQTQSEPQKRKKEKKAKKEKKKKKEKRHSSSSESSDEDAKRPRHSHSHSEKKKKHKKHKHKTK is encoded by the exons ATGGCGGAGGAGCGGATGAGAGAGCCAGCTGGTCTTGATGGACTGCCACCAATGTACAGCATTCTGAAGGGAGAG gtCGTTTCTGTTACAACATACGGTGCTTTTGTTAAGATTCCAGGATATAGAAAACAAG GCCTTGTTCATAAGAGTGAGATGTCGTCCTGTCGGGTGGATAACCCAGCTGAAATTGTAGATGTTGGGGAACAAGTGTGGATAAAAGTCATCGGCAGAGAG ATGAAAGATGATAAAGTAAAACTGTCCTTCTCTATGAAGTCTGTCAATCAAGGCACTGGGCGGGACCTAGACCCCAACAATGTTATGGCAGA GCAAGACGAACGACGCCGGAGACAGTTTAGAGATCATACTGATCAGAGGATCACGTTGGAGGCTGTGTTCAACACCACATGCAAAAAGTGTGGCTGCAGAG GTCACTTTGCAAAGGACTGCTTCTCCCAGCCTGGACTGCAGTACAGTTTAGTGccagaagaagaggaggagcaGCCGCCACCGACCAGTCAGCAAACCCAGTCAGAGCCCCAGAAACGTAAAAAG GAAAAGAaggcaaagaaagaaaagaagaagaagaaagagaaaagacacaGCTCTTCATCTGAAAGCAGCGACGAAGATGCCAAACGGCCACGGCATTCACACTCACAttcagaaaagaagaaaaaacacaagAAGCACAAACACAAGACAAAGTGA
- the nkain1 gene encoding sodium/potassium-transporting ATPase subunit beta-1-interacting protein 1, with product MGRCDGRCTLVVICCLQLVAALQRQVFDFLGYQWAPILANFLHIMAVILGVFGTVQIRSRYLILYAVWLVVWVGWNSFIICFYLEVGHLSQDRDFLMTFNTSLHRSWWMENGPGCLVTPVPDSPLAPEDHHVITVSGCLLDYQYIEVVSSALQVFLALFGFVYACYVSKVFLDDEDTFDFIDGLGSYTYQAPQKSSHLQLQPLYTTG from the exons ATGGGTCGGTGCGACGGGAGGTGCACGCTGGTGGTCATCTGCTGCCTGCAGCTG GTCGCTGCATTACAGAGGCAGGTGTTTGACTTTTTGGGATATCAGTGGGCTCCCATCCTTGCCAATTTCCTCCATATTATGGCTGTCATTTTGGGAGTGTTTGGGACTGTGCAAATCCGTTCCAGATATCTTATACTG TATGCAGTGTGGCTTGTGGTCTGGGTTGGCTGGAACTCTTTCATCATCTGTTTTTACCTGGAAGTTGGTCACCTGTCACAG GACAGGGATTTCCTAATGACATTTAACACATCGCTTCATCGTTCCTGGTGGATGGAGAACGGGCCTGGTTGCTTAGTTACTCCAGTGCCTGACTCACCATTGGCTCCTGAAGATCATCATGTGATTACTGTCAGTGGCTGCCTACTGGACTACCAATACATAGAGGTGGTCAGCTCAGCCTTGCAAGTGTTTCTTGCA CTCTTTGGATTTGTTTATGCCTGCTATGTTAGTAAAGTCTTCCTGGATGATGAGGACACCT TTGATTTCATTGATGGATTGGGCTCGTATACTTACCAGGCTCCACAAAAGAGTTCTCACTTACAGCTGCAGCCTCTCTATAC GACTGGATAG
- the snrnp40 gene encoding U5 small nuclear ribonucleoprotein 40 kDa protein yields MIEPKKRGAEMAVVPAGVKRPRTELVAAAQSQQLSAMGPPRSSSLQAPIMLLSGHEGEVYCCKFHPNGATLASSGYDRLILLWNVYGDCENYATLKGHSGAVMELHYNTDGSLLFSASTDKTVCVWDSETGERVKRLKGHTSFVNSCFPARRGPQLACTGSDDGTVKLWDIRKKASVHTFQNTYQVLSVTFNDTSDQIISGGIDNDIKVWDLRQNKLIYSMQGHGDSVTGLSLSADGSYLLSNSMDNSVRVWDIRPFAPKERCVKIFQGNVHNFEKNLLRCSWSPDGSKIAAGSADRFVYIWDTTSRRILYKLPGHAGSVNEIAFHPEEPIVLSGSSDKRLYIGEIQ; encoded by the exons ATGATCGAACCGAAGAAGCGCGGCGCAGAGATGGCAGTGGTTCCCGCCGGGGTGAAGAGGCCCCGGACAGAGCTGGTGGCTGCAGCGCAGTCCCAGCAGCTCTCTGCTATG GGCCCCCCGCGCAGCTCCAGTCTGCAGGCTCCCATAATGCTGCTCTCTGGTCATGAAGGTGAAGTTTACTGCTGCAAGTTTCACCCCAACGGAGCCACGTTAGCCTCCTCTGGATATGACCGCCTCATCT TGCTGTGGAACGTATATGGAGACTGTGAGAACTATGCAACACTTAAAGGCCACAGTGGAGCTGTGATGGAGCTTCATTATAACACTGATGGCAG TCTGCTTTTTTCAGCCAGTACGGACAAgacggtgtgtgtgtgggacAGTGAGACAGGGGAGCGTGTGAAGCGTCTGAAAGGTCACACGTCCTTCGTGAACTCATGTTTTCCGGCTCGCCGTGGCCCACAGCTGGCCTGTACAGGCAGTGATGATGGAACTGTAAAG CTGTGGGACATCAGGAAGAAGGCCTCTGTTCACACATTCCAGAACACATATCAGGTTCTTAGTGTGACATTCAATGACACCAGTGACCAGATCATCTCAGGGGGCATCGACAATGACATAAAG GTGTGGGATCTTAGACAAAACAAACTGATTTACAGTATGCAGGGTCATGGAGACTCTGTGACAGGTCTGAGTCTGAGTGCAGACGGGTCCTACCTGCTCTCGAACTCAATGGATAACAGCG TGCGTGTCTGGGATATCCGTCCATTTGCACCAAAGGAGAGGTGTGTGAAGATCTTTCAGGGAAATGTCCATAACTTCGAAAAG aaTCTCCTCAGGTGCTCCTGGTCTCCTGATGGGAGTAAGATTGCAGCTGGTTCTGCTGACAG ATTTGTGTATATTTGGGACACAACATCCCGTAGGATCCTTTATAAGCTCCCTGGTCATGCTGGGTCTGTGAATGAGATTGCGTTCCATCCAGAAGAACCAAttg TTCTCTCTGGATCCAGTGATAAACGCCTCTACATCGGAGAGATTCAATAA